A region of the Geomonas subterranea genome:
CGTTATTGGACGCCTCCAAAAGCTGATCACCCTCCCCGGCTCCGCCTTTCTCACCAACCTGGGCGGAGCCGGGTATCTCTCCCCTCCCTATACGCACCTCCCTCACATTCCCTTCCCATCACAAGATGTGTCATTGACTTGTCCCTGAAATGTTGTATCTGAACAGCTTGCGCAGGATCCGGCCGCCGGAGAACCGCTGTCCGCCACCGTCAGGGTGCGGAAGCCAAGGAGGTACGATGAGCTACATCACCGTGGGGAAGGAGAACTCCAGCAGTATCGATCTGTATTACGAGGATCTGGGTGAAGGACAGCCGGTGGTGCTGATCCACGGCTGGCCGCTCAGCGGGAGGTCCTGGGAGAGGCAGGTCCCATCCCTGCTGGAAGCGGGATACCGGGTGGTGACCTATGACCGGCGCGGCTTCGGCCAGTCGGGCAGGCCCTCCAGCGGCTACGACTACGACACGCTGGCCGCCGATCTCAACGCGCTCTTGAACGCGCTCGACCTGCGCGACGCGGTACTGGTGGGATTTTCAATGGGAGGTGGCGAGGTGGCGCGCTACCTGGGTCGCTACGGGTCGGAGCGGATCCGGAAGGCGGTGTTCATGGCGGCGGTGACGCCGTTTCTGCTGAAGATGCCGGATAACCCCGCGGGGGTGGAAGGGGAGGTATTCCAGGGTATCCGGCAGGGGATCAGGAGCGACCGGCTCTCCTTTTTGACCAGCTTTCTCGGCAACTTCTACAACGTGTACGCCTTCGGGGGGAAAAAGGTGAGCGAAGAGGCGCTGCGTCTTAGCTGGAACATAGCGGCGCAGGCCTCCCCCATCGCGACGCTCTCCTGCGTGGACTCCTGGCTTACCGATTTCCGGGAGGACCTGTTGAGCATCAAGATCCCGACCCTGGTCATCCATGGCGACGACGACCGGATCCTCCCCTTCGCGGCCACCGGGAGTCGCACCCATGAAGCGCTGCAGGGAAGCCGTCTCATCGTGGTCGCGGGCGCGCCGCACGGCCTGAACTGGACCCATGCCGAAGAGGTGAACGACGGTTTGATCGATTTCTTGCAGGAAGCGCTATAAACACAAAAACAAAACCATTGGCCACGGAGAAAATCTGAGGAAATCTGAGAGAGGCAAAAACAATCTTCTGGTTTAAACCAAAAGCTTTGCCTGGTTGCTTTTCTCAGACGTCCTCAGGAGTTCTCCCTGCCAGTGGTTTTGTTGTTTAAGTCTTTTTGTTTTTCTCGGAAGTTCTCAGATTTCCTCCGTGGCTAATGGTTCTGGTTTTCAGTTTTGAACTCCCTGAACCGCTGCACCGCCTCGGGTATCGTTTCCTCCCTGATGTTCCCGAAGGCGAGCCTAAGATACCCCTCCAGCCCCGGCCCGAACACCTCGCCGGGGAGAAGCAGCATTCCCGACTCCTCGACCAGCCGCTTCGCCACCTCCCGGCCGCTCCTCCCCGCACAGGGGTGCGCGACCCAGCCGAAAAAGGGACCGCTCGCCACCAGCCGGAACGGGTTCCCCGGCTTCGCCATCTCGCCCCGGAACACCTCGTGGCGCCGCTCCATCATGACCCGGTTCTCCGCCACCCACCCGGAAAGGTGGTCGAAGCCGTACTGCACCGCGTGCTGGGTGACCCGGGGCTGACAGACCGCCATGGTGTCCTGGGCCTTCAGGGCGTGCC
Encoded here:
- a CDS encoding alpha/beta fold hydrolase, with protein sequence MSYITVGKENSSSIDLYYEDLGEGQPVVLIHGWPLSGRSWERQVPSLLEAGYRVVTYDRRGFGQSGRPSSGYDYDTLAADLNALLNALDLRDAVLVGFSMGGGEVARYLGRYGSERIRKAVFMAAVTPFLLKMPDNPAGVEGEVFQGIRQGIRSDRLSFLTSFLGNFYNVYAFGGKKVSEEALRLSWNIAAQASPIATLSCVDSWLTDFREDLLSIKIPTLVIHGDDDRILPFAATGSRTHEALQGSRLIVVAGAPHGLNWTHAEEVNDGLIDFLQEAL